A portion of the Symphalangus syndactylus isolate Jambi chromosome 13, NHGRI_mSymSyn1-v2.1_pri, whole genome shotgun sequence genome contains these proteins:
- the NLRP12 gene encoding NACHT, LRR and PYD domains-containing protein 12 isoform X3 yields the protein MLQTAGRDGLCRLSTYLEELEAVELKKFKLYLGTVTELGEGKIPWGRMETAGPLEMAQLLITHFGPEEAWRLALSTFERMNRKDLWERGHREDLVRDTPPGGPSPPGNQSTCLLEVSLVTPRKDPQETYRDYVRRKFRLMEDRNARLGECVNLSHRYTRLLLVKEHSNPMQAQQQLLDTGRGHARTVGHQASPIKIETLFEPDEERPEPPRTVVMQGVAGIGKSMLAHKVMLDWADGKLFQGRFDYLFYINCREMNQSATEGSMQDLISSCWPEPSAPLQELVRVPERLLFIIDGFDELKPSFHDPQGPWSLCWEEKRPTELLLNSLIRKKLLPELSLLITTRPTALEKLHRLLEHPRHVEILGFSEAERKEYFYKYFHDAEQAGQVFNYVRDKEPLFTMCFVPLVCWVVCTCLQQQLEGGGLLRQTSRTTTAVYMLYLLSLMQPKPGTPRLQPPPNQRGLCSLAADGLWNQKILFEEQDLRKHGLDGADVSAFLNMNIFQKDINCERYYSFIHLSFQEFFAAMYYILDEAERGAGPDQDVTRLLTEYAFSERSFLALTSRFLFGLLNEETRSHLEKSLCWKVSRHIKMDLLRWIQSKAQSDGSTLQQGSLEFFSCLYEIQEEEFIQQALSHFQVIVVSNIASKMEHMVSSFCVKHCRSAQVLHLYGATYCADGEDRARCSAGAHTLLVQLPERTILLDAYSEHLAAALCTNPNLIELSLYRNALGSRGVKLLCQGLRHPNCKLQNLRLKRCRISSSACEDLSAALIANKNLTRMDLSGNGVGFPGMTLLCEGLRHPQCRLQMIQLRKCQLESGACQEMASVLSTNPHLVELDLTGNALEDLGLRLLCQGLRHPICKLRTLWLKICHLTAAACEELASTLSVNQSLRELDLSLNELGDTGVLLLCEGLQHPMCKLQTLRLDSCGLTAKACKNLYFTLGINQTLTHLYLTNNALGDTGVRLLCKRLSHPGCKLRVLWLFGMDLNKMTHSRLAALRVTKPYLDIGC from the exons ATGCTACAAACCGCAGGCAGGGACGGCCTCTGTCGCCTGTCCACCTACTTGGAAGAACTCGAGGCTGTGGAGCTGAAGAAGTTCAAGTTATACCTGGGGACCGTGACAGAGCTGGGAGAAGGCAAGATCCCCTGGGGACGCATGGAGACGGCCGGTCCCCTGGAAATGGCCCAGCTGCTCATCACCCACTTTGGGCCAGAGGAGGCCTGGAGGTTGGCTCTCAGCACCTTTGAGCGGATGAACAGGAAGGACCTGTGGGAGAGAGGACACAGAGAGGACCTGGTGAGGG ATACCCCACCTGGTGGCCCGTCCCCACCTGGGAACCAGTCAACATGCCTTCTGGAAGTCTCTCTTGTCACTCCAAGAAAAG ATCCCCAGGAAACCTACAGGGACTATGTCCGCAGGAAATTCCGGCTCATGGAAGACCGCAATGCACGCCTAGGGGAATGTGTCAACCTCAGCCACCGGTACACCCGGCTCCTGTTGGTGAAGGAGCACTCGAACCCCATGCAGGCTCAGCAGCAGCTTCTGGACACAGGCCGGGGACACGCGAGGACCGTGGGACACCAGGCTAGCCCCATCAAGATAGAGACTCTCTTTGAGCCAGACGAGGAGCGCCCCGAGCCACCGCGCACCGTGGTCATGCAAGGCGTGGCAGGGATAGGCAAGTCCATGCTGGCACATAAGGTGATGCTGGACTGGGCGGACGGGAAGCTCTTCCAAGGCAGATTTGATTATCTCTTCTACATCAACTGCAGGGAGATGAACCAGAGTGCCACGGAAGGCAGCatgcaagacctcatctccagcTGCTGGCCCGAGCCCAGCGCGCCTCTCCAGGAGCTCGTCCGAGTTCCCGAGCGCCTCCTTTTCATCATCGACGGCTTCGATGAGCTCAAGCCTTCTTTCCACGATCCTCAGGGACCCTGGTCCCTCTGTTGGGAGGAGAAACGGCCCACGGAGCTGCTTCTTAACAGCTTAATTCGGAAGAAGCTGCTCCCTGAGCTATCTTTGCTCATCACCACACGGCCCACAGCTTTGGAGAAGCTCCACCGTCTTTTGGAGCACCCCAGGCATGTGGAGATCCTGGGCTTCTCCGAGGCAGAAAGGAAGGAATACTTCTACAAGTATTTCCACGATGCAGAGCAGGCGGGCCAAGTCTTCAATTACGTGAGGGACAAGGAGCCTCTCTTCACCATGTGCTTTGTCCCCCTGGTGTGCTGGGTGGTGTGTACCTGCCTCCAGCAGCAGCTGGAGGGTGGGGGGCTGTTGAGACAGACGTCCAGGACCACCACTGCGGTGTACATGCTCTACCTGCTGAGTCTGATGCAACCGAAGCCCGGGACCCCGCGCCTCCAGCCTCCACCCAACCAGAGAGGGTTGTGCTCCTTGGCGGCAGACGGGCTCTGGAATCAGAAAATCCTATTTGAGGAGCAGGACCTCCGGAAGCACGGCCTAGACGGGGCGGACGTCTCTGCCTTCCTCAACATGAACATTTTCCAGAAGGACATCAACTGTGAGAGGTACTACAGCTTCATCCACTTGAGTTTCCAGGAATTCTTTGCAGCTATGTACTATATCCTGGACGAGGCGGAGCGCGGGGCAGGCCCAGACCAGGACGTGACCAGGCTGTTGACCGAGTACGCGTTTTCTGAAAGGAGCTTCCTGGCGCTCACCAGCCGCTTCCTGTTTGGACTCCTGAACGAGGAGACCAGGAGCCACCTGGAGAAGAGTCTCTGCTGGAAGGTCTCGCGGCACATCAAGATGGACCTGTTGCGGTGGATCCAAAGCAAAGCTCAGAGCGACGGCTCCACCCTGCAGCAGGGCTCCTTGGAGTTCTTCAGCTGCTTGTACGAGATCCAGGAGGAAGAATTTATCCAGCAGGCTCTGAGCCACTTCCAGGTGATCGTGGTCAGCAACATTGCCTCCAAGATGGAGCACATGGTCTCCTCGTTCTGTGTGAAGCACTGCAGGAGCGCCCAGGTGCTGCACTTGTATGGCGCCACCTACTGCGCGGACGGGGAAGACCGGGCGAGGTGCTCTGCAGGCGCGCACACGCTGTTGGTGCAGCT ACCAGAGAGGACCATTCTGCTGGACGCCTACAGTGAACATCTGGCAGCGGCCCTGTGCACCAATCCAAACCTGATAGAGCTGTCTCTGTACCGAAATGCCCTGGGCAGCCGGGGGGTGAAGCTGCTGTGTCAAGGACTCAGACACCCCAACTGCAAACTTCAGAACCTGAG GCTGAAGAGGTGTCGCATCTCCAGCTCAGCCTGTGAGGACCTCTCTGCAGCTCTCATAGCCAATAAGAATTTAACAAGGATGGATCTCAGTGGCAACGGTGTTGGATTCCCAGGCATGACGCTGCTTTGCGAGGGCCTGCGGCATCCCCAATGCAGGCTGCAGATGATTCA gTTGAGGAAGTGTCAGCTGGAGTCCGGGGCTTGTCAGGAGATGGCTTCTGTGCTCAGCACCAACCCACATCTGGTTGAGTTGGACCTGACAGGAAATGCACTGGAGGATTTGGGCCTGAGGTTACTGTGCCAGGGACTGAGGCACCCCATCTGCAAACTACGGACTTTGTG GCTAAAGATCTGCCACCTCACTGCTGCTGCCTGTGAAGAGCTGGCCTCAACTCTCAGCGTGAACCAGAGCCTGAGAGAGCTGGACCTGAGCCTGAATGAGCTGGGGGACACCGGGGTGCTGCTGCTGTGTGAGGGCCTCCAGCATCCCATGTGCAAGCTCCAGACCCTCCG
- the NLRP12 gene encoding NACHT, LRR and PYD domains-containing protein 12 isoform X5, whose protein sequence is MLQTAGRDGLCRLSTYLEELEAVELKKFKLYLGTVTELGEGKIPWGRMETAGPLEMAQLLITHFGPEEAWRLALSTFERMNRKDLWERGHREDLVRDTPPGGPSPPGNQSTCLLEVSLVTPRKDPQETYRDYVRRKFRLMEDRNARLGECVNLSHRYTRLLLVKEHSNPMQAQQQLLDTGRGHARTVGHQASPIKIETLFEPDEERPEPPRTVVMQGVAGIGKSMLAHKVMLDWADGKLFQGRFDYLFYINCREMNQSATEGSMQDLISSCWPEPSAPLQELVRVPERLLFIIDGFDELKPSFHDPQGPWSLCWEEKRPTELLLNSLIRKKLLPELSLLITTRPTALEKLHRLLEHPRHVEILGFSEAERKEYFYKYFHDAEQAGQVFNYVRDKEPLFTMCFVPLVCWVVCTCLQQQLEGGGLLRQTSRTTTAVYMLYLLSLMQPKPGTPRLQPPPNQRGLCSLAADGLWNQKILFEEQDLRKHGLDGADVSAFLNMNIFQKDINCERYYSFIHLSFQEFFAAMYYILDEAERGAGPDQDVTRLLTEYAFSERSFLALTSRFLFGLLNEETRSHLEKSLCWKVSRHIKMDLLRWIQSKAQSDGSTLQQGSLEFFSCLYEIQEEEFIQQALSHFQVIVVSNIASKMEHMVSSFCVKHCRSAQVLHLYGATYCADGEDRARCSAGAHTLLVQLPERTILLDAYSEHLAAALCTNPNLIELSLYRNALGSRGVKLLCQGLRHPNCKLQNLRLKRCRISSSACEDLSAALIANKNLTRMDLSGNGVGFPGMTLLCEGLRHPQCRLQMIQLRKCQLESGACQEMASVLSTNPHLVELDLTGNALEDLGLRLLCQGLRHPICKLRTLWLKICHLTAAACEELASTLSVNQSLRELDLSLNELGDTGVLLLCEGLQHPMCKLQTLRLGICRLCSAACEGLSAVLQANHNLRELDLSFNDLGDQGLWLLAEGLQHPACKLQKMWLFGMDLNKMTHSRLAALRVTKPYLDIGC, encoded by the exons ATGCTACAAACCGCAGGCAGGGACGGCCTCTGTCGCCTGTCCACCTACTTGGAAGAACTCGAGGCTGTGGAGCTGAAGAAGTTCAAGTTATACCTGGGGACCGTGACAGAGCTGGGAGAAGGCAAGATCCCCTGGGGACGCATGGAGACGGCCGGTCCCCTGGAAATGGCCCAGCTGCTCATCACCCACTTTGGGCCAGAGGAGGCCTGGAGGTTGGCTCTCAGCACCTTTGAGCGGATGAACAGGAAGGACCTGTGGGAGAGAGGACACAGAGAGGACCTGGTGAGGG ATACCCCACCTGGTGGCCCGTCCCCACCTGGGAACCAGTCAACATGCCTTCTGGAAGTCTCTCTTGTCACTCCAAGAAAAG ATCCCCAGGAAACCTACAGGGACTATGTCCGCAGGAAATTCCGGCTCATGGAAGACCGCAATGCACGCCTAGGGGAATGTGTCAACCTCAGCCACCGGTACACCCGGCTCCTGTTGGTGAAGGAGCACTCGAACCCCATGCAGGCTCAGCAGCAGCTTCTGGACACAGGCCGGGGACACGCGAGGACCGTGGGACACCAGGCTAGCCCCATCAAGATAGAGACTCTCTTTGAGCCAGACGAGGAGCGCCCCGAGCCACCGCGCACCGTGGTCATGCAAGGCGTGGCAGGGATAGGCAAGTCCATGCTGGCACATAAGGTGATGCTGGACTGGGCGGACGGGAAGCTCTTCCAAGGCAGATTTGATTATCTCTTCTACATCAACTGCAGGGAGATGAACCAGAGTGCCACGGAAGGCAGCatgcaagacctcatctccagcTGCTGGCCCGAGCCCAGCGCGCCTCTCCAGGAGCTCGTCCGAGTTCCCGAGCGCCTCCTTTTCATCATCGACGGCTTCGATGAGCTCAAGCCTTCTTTCCACGATCCTCAGGGACCCTGGTCCCTCTGTTGGGAGGAGAAACGGCCCACGGAGCTGCTTCTTAACAGCTTAATTCGGAAGAAGCTGCTCCCTGAGCTATCTTTGCTCATCACCACACGGCCCACAGCTTTGGAGAAGCTCCACCGTCTTTTGGAGCACCCCAGGCATGTGGAGATCCTGGGCTTCTCCGAGGCAGAAAGGAAGGAATACTTCTACAAGTATTTCCACGATGCAGAGCAGGCGGGCCAAGTCTTCAATTACGTGAGGGACAAGGAGCCTCTCTTCACCATGTGCTTTGTCCCCCTGGTGTGCTGGGTGGTGTGTACCTGCCTCCAGCAGCAGCTGGAGGGTGGGGGGCTGTTGAGACAGACGTCCAGGACCACCACTGCGGTGTACATGCTCTACCTGCTGAGTCTGATGCAACCGAAGCCCGGGACCCCGCGCCTCCAGCCTCCACCCAACCAGAGAGGGTTGTGCTCCTTGGCGGCAGACGGGCTCTGGAATCAGAAAATCCTATTTGAGGAGCAGGACCTCCGGAAGCACGGCCTAGACGGGGCGGACGTCTCTGCCTTCCTCAACATGAACATTTTCCAGAAGGACATCAACTGTGAGAGGTACTACAGCTTCATCCACTTGAGTTTCCAGGAATTCTTTGCAGCTATGTACTATATCCTGGACGAGGCGGAGCGCGGGGCAGGCCCAGACCAGGACGTGACCAGGCTGTTGACCGAGTACGCGTTTTCTGAAAGGAGCTTCCTGGCGCTCACCAGCCGCTTCCTGTTTGGACTCCTGAACGAGGAGACCAGGAGCCACCTGGAGAAGAGTCTCTGCTGGAAGGTCTCGCGGCACATCAAGATGGACCTGTTGCGGTGGATCCAAAGCAAAGCTCAGAGCGACGGCTCCACCCTGCAGCAGGGCTCCTTGGAGTTCTTCAGCTGCTTGTACGAGATCCAGGAGGAAGAATTTATCCAGCAGGCTCTGAGCCACTTCCAGGTGATCGTGGTCAGCAACATTGCCTCCAAGATGGAGCACATGGTCTCCTCGTTCTGTGTGAAGCACTGCAGGAGCGCCCAGGTGCTGCACTTGTATGGCGCCACCTACTGCGCGGACGGGGAAGACCGGGCGAGGTGCTCTGCAGGCGCGCACACGCTGTTGGTGCAGCT ACCAGAGAGGACCATTCTGCTGGACGCCTACAGTGAACATCTGGCAGCGGCCCTGTGCACCAATCCAAACCTGATAGAGCTGTCTCTGTACCGAAATGCCCTGGGCAGCCGGGGGGTGAAGCTGCTGTGTCAAGGACTCAGACACCCCAACTGCAAACTTCAGAACCTGAG GCTGAAGAGGTGTCGCATCTCCAGCTCAGCCTGTGAGGACCTCTCTGCAGCTCTCATAGCCAATAAGAATTTAACAAGGATGGATCTCAGTGGCAACGGTGTTGGATTCCCAGGCATGACGCTGCTTTGCGAGGGCCTGCGGCATCCCCAATGCAGGCTGCAGATGATTCA gTTGAGGAAGTGTCAGCTGGAGTCCGGGGCTTGTCAGGAGATGGCTTCTGTGCTCAGCACCAACCCACATCTGGTTGAGTTGGACCTGACAGGAAATGCACTGGAGGATTTGGGCCTGAGGTTACTGTGCCAGGGACTGAGGCACCCCATCTGCAAACTACGGACTTTGTG GCTAAAGATCTGCCACCTCACTGCTGCTGCCTGTGAAGAGCTGGCCTCAACTCTCAGCGTGAACCAGAGCCTGAGAGAGCTGGACCTGAGCCTGAATGAGCTGGGGGACACCGGGGTGCTGCTGCTGTGTGAGGGCCTCCAGCATCCCATGTGCAAGCTCCAGACCCTCCG
- the NLRP12 gene encoding NACHT, LRR and PYD domains-containing protein 12 isoform X7, producing MLQTAGRDGLCRLSTYLEELEAVELKKFKLYLGTVTELGEGKIPWGRMETAGPLEMAQLLITHFGPEEAWRLALSTFERMNRKDLWERGHREDLVRDTPPGGPSPPGNQSTCLLEVSLVTPRKDPQETYRDYVRRKFRLMEDRNARLGECVNLSHRYTRLLLVKEHSNPMQAQQQLLDTGRGHARTVGHQASPIKIETLFEPDEERPEPPRTVVMQGVAGIGKSMLAHKVMLDWADGKLFQGRFDYLFYINCREMNQSATEGSMQDLISSCWPEPSAPLQELVRVPERLLFIIDGFDELKPSFHDPQGPWSLCWEEKRPTELLLNSLIRKKLLPELSLLITTRPTALEKLHRLLEHPRHVEILGFSEAERKEYFYKYFHDAEQAGQVFNYVRDKEPLFTMCFVPLVCWVVCTCLQQQLEGGGLLRQTSRTTTAVYMLYLLSLMQPKPGTPRLQPPPNQRGLCSLAADGLWNQKILFEEQDLRKHGLDGADVSAFLNMNIFQKDINCERYYSFIHLSFQEFFAAMYYILDEAERGAGPDQDVTRLLTEYAFSERSFLALTSRFLFGLLNEETRSHLEKSLCWKVSRHIKMDLLRWIQSKAQSDGSTLQQGSLEFFSCLYEIQEEEFIQQALSHFQVIVVSNIASKMEHMVSSFCVKHCRSAQVLHLYGATYCADGEDRARCSAGAHTLLVQLPERTILLDAYSEHLAAALCTNPNLIELSLYRNALGSRGVKLLCQGLRHPNCKLQNLRLKRCRISSSACEDLSAALIANKNLTRMDLSGNGVGFPGMTLLCEGLRHPQCRLQMIQLRKCQLESGACQEMASVLSTNPHLVELDLTGNALEDLGLRLLCQGLRHPICKLRTLWLGICRLCSAACEGLSAVLQANHNLRELDLSFNDLGDQGLWLLAEGLQHPACKLQKMWLFGMDLNKMTHSRLAALRVTKPYLDIGC from the exons ATGCTACAAACCGCAGGCAGGGACGGCCTCTGTCGCCTGTCCACCTACTTGGAAGAACTCGAGGCTGTGGAGCTGAAGAAGTTCAAGTTATACCTGGGGACCGTGACAGAGCTGGGAGAAGGCAAGATCCCCTGGGGACGCATGGAGACGGCCGGTCCCCTGGAAATGGCCCAGCTGCTCATCACCCACTTTGGGCCAGAGGAGGCCTGGAGGTTGGCTCTCAGCACCTTTGAGCGGATGAACAGGAAGGACCTGTGGGAGAGAGGACACAGAGAGGACCTGGTGAGGG ATACCCCACCTGGTGGCCCGTCCCCACCTGGGAACCAGTCAACATGCCTTCTGGAAGTCTCTCTTGTCACTCCAAGAAAAG ATCCCCAGGAAACCTACAGGGACTATGTCCGCAGGAAATTCCGGCTCATGGAAGACCGCAATGCACGCCTAGGGGAATGTGTCAACCTCAGCCACCGGTACACCCGGCTCCTGTTGGTGAAGGAGCACTCGAACCCCATGCAGGCTCAGCAGCAGCTTCTGGACACAGGCCGGGGACACGCGAGGACCGTGGGACACCAGGCTAGCCCCATCAAGATAGAGACTCTCTTTGAGCCAGACGAGGAGCGCCCCGAGCCACCGCGCACCGTGGTCATGCAAGGCGTGGCAGGGATAGGCAAGTCCATGCTGGCACATAAGGTGATGCTGGACTGGGCGGACGGGAAGCTCTTCCAAGGCAGATTTGATTATCTCTTCTACATCAACTGCAGGGAGATGAACCAGAGTGCCACGGAAGGCAGCatgcaagacctcatctccagcTGCTGGCCCGAGCCCAGCGCGCCTCTCCAGGAGCTCGTCCGAGTTCCCGAGCGCCTCCTTTTCATCATCGACGGCTTCGATGAGCTCAAGCCTTCTTTCCACGATCCTCAGGGACCCTGGTCCCTCTGTTGGGAGGAGAAACGGCCCACGGAGCTGCTTCTTAACAGCTTAATTCGGAAGAAGCTGCTCCCTGAGCTATCTTTGCTCATCACCACACGGCCCACAGCTTTGGAGAAGCTCCACCGTCTTTTGGAGCACCCCAGGCATGTGGAGATCCTGGGCTTCTCCGAGGCAGAAAGGAAGGAATACTTCTACAAGTATTTCCACGATGCAGAGCAGGCGGGCCAAGTCTTCAATTACGTGAGGGACAAGGAGCCTCTCTTCACCATGTGCTTTGTCCCCCTGGTGTGCTGGGTGGTGTGTACCTGCCTCCAGCAGCAGCTGGAGGGTGGGGGGCTGTTGAGACAGACGTCCAGGACCACCACTGCGGTGTACATGCTCTACCTGCTGAGTCTGATGCAACCGAAGCCCGGGACCCCGCGCCTCCAGCCTCCACCCAACCAGAGAGGGTTGTGCTCCTTGGCGGCAGACGGGCTCTGGAATCAGAAAATCCTATTTGAGGAGCAGGACCTCCGGAAGCACGGCCTAGACGGGGCGGACGTCTCTGCCTTCCTCAACATGAACATTTTCCAGAAGGACATCAACTGTGAGAGGTACTACAGCTTCATCCACTTGAGTTTCCAGGAATTCTTTGCAGCTATGTACTATATCCTGGACGAGGCGGAGCGCGGGGCAGGCCCAGACCAGGACGTGACCAGGCTGTTGACCGAGTACGCGTTTTCTGAAAGGAGCTTCCTGGCGCTCACCAGCCGCTTCCTGTTTGGACTCCTGAACGAGGAGACCAGGAGCCACCTGGAGAAGAGTCTCTGCTGGAAGGTCTCGCGGCACATCAAGATGGACCTGTTGCGGTGGATCCAAAGCAAAGCTCAGAGCGACGGCTCCACCCTGCAGCAGGGCTCCTTGGAGTTCTTCAGCTGCTTGTACGAGATCCAGGAGGAAGAATTTATCCAGCAGGCTCTGAGCCACTTCCAGGTGATCGTGGTCAGCAACATTGCCTCCAAGATGGAGCACATGGTCTCCTCGTTCTGTGTGAAGCACTGCAGGAGCGCCCAGGTGCTGCACTTGTATGGCGCCACCTACTGCGCGGACGGGGAAGACCGGGCGAGGTGCTCTGCAGGCGCGCACACGCTGTTGGTGCAGCT ACCAGAGAGGACCATTCTGCTGGACGCCTACAGTGAACATCTGGCAGCGGCCCTGTGCACCAATCCAAACCTGATAGAGCTGTCTCTGTACCGAAATGCCCTGGGCAGCCGGGGGGTGAAGCTGCTGTGTCAAGGACTCAGACACCCCAACTGCAAACTTCAGAACCTGAG GCTGAAGAGGTGTCGCATCTCCAGCTCAGCCTGTGAGGACCTCTCTGCAGCTCTCATAGCCAATAAGAATTTAACAAGGATGGATCTCAGTGGCAACGGTGTTGGATTCCCAGGCATGACGCTGCTTTGCGAGGGCCTGCGGCATCCCCAATGCAGGCTGCAGATGATTCA gTTGAGGAAGTGTCAGCTGGAGTCCGGGGCTTGTCAGGAGATGGCTTCTGTGCTCAGCACCAACCCACATCTGGTTGAGTTGGACCTGACAGGAAATGCACTGGAGGATTTGGGCCTGAGGTTACTGTGCCAGGGACTGAGGCACCCCATCTGCAAACTACGGACTTTGTG